The Arachis hypogaea cultivar Tifrunner chromosome 19, arahy.Tifrunner.gnm2.J5K5, whole genome shotgun sequence genome has a window encoding:
- the LOC112779465 gene encoding uncharacterized protein: MPDQWWESYGTGAPNLQKLAIRVLSQTCSSFGCERNWSIFEHIHTKKRNRLQYQKLNDLVFVHYNLRLQQRNLMRKQSYDPICLDTFDDHSDWILEDSPPFLTPEEVDALRNELANMSIQPTLDDLDQLNLEDDQDNDGPSNNAMEDMDTNQNEENVDQAPNLPYEDVDADFEFTPWT; this comes from the exons ATGCCag ACCAATGGTGGGAATCTTATGGAACTGGAGCACCAAATTTACAAAAGTTAGCCATTCGTGTTTTAAGTCAAACTTGTAGTTCTTTTGGTTGTGAGCGAAATTGGAGTATTTTTGAACACATCCACACAAAGAAGAGGAATCGGTTACAATATCAAAAGCTTAATGATCTTGTTTTCGTTCATTATAACTTGAGGCTACAACAAAG GAATCTAATGAGAAAGCAAAGCTATGATCCAATTTGTCTTGATACATTTGATGACCATTCGGATTGGATATTGGAAGATTCACCGCCGTTTTTAACTCCTGAAGAGGTTGATGCTCTACGAAATGAATTGGCAAATATGTCCATTCAACCAACTTTGGATGATCTTG ATCAATTAAATTTGGAAGATGACCAAGATAATGATGGACCAAGTAACAATGCTATGGAAGATATGGATACAAATCAAAATGAGGAAAATGTTGATCAAGCTCCTAATTTGCCCTATGAAGATGTTGATGCCGACTTTGAGTTCACCCCTTGGACGTGA